A window of Neisseria canis contains these coding sequences:
- a CDS encoding DotU/TssL family secretion system protein, with amino-acid sequence MNQMLIRGSLLDTALVVSALSFGAQPEHSVSWYEYCKNLVIQLKQSLAEGDYAESEIEQISYAQCALLDEAALKFLKGADRDVWEMEPLQVHFFQTYNAGDVLCNRIEELSKSPSPNPRLAEAYLSIMNLGFRGRYVLDEAEADRWREQLAKFVPVELSVDKTSDGYFFFIDKKGTPIKNSIRVNPTWVFIGCTFFAVCVYLIFNYYLDNLAQSLQIKA; translated from the coding sequence ATGAATCAGATGTTAATCAGAGGTAGTTTGCTTGATACGGCATTGGTTGTGTCTGCTTTGTCTTTTGGTGCCCAGCCGGAACATTCGGTTTCTTGGTACGAGTATTGTAAAAATTTGGTTATTCAGCTCAAACAAAGTTTGGCTGAGGGGGATTATGCTGAAAGTGAGATAGAACAAATATCTTATGCACAATGTGCACTTTTAGATGAAGCTGCTCTGAAGTTTTTAAAAGGGGCTGATCGTGATGTATGGGAAATGGAACCGCTACAGGTACACTTTTTTCAGACGTATAATGCTGGGGATGTGTTGTGCAACCGGATTGAAGAATTATCCAAATCGCCCTCACCCAATCCTAGATTGGCTGAAGCATATTTAAGTATTATGAATTTAGGTTTTAGAGGACGTTATGTGTTGGATGAGGCTGAAGCAGATCGGTGGCGTGAGCAGTTAGCTAAGTTTGTACCGGTTGAGTTGAGTGTAGACAAGACATCTGATGGTTATTTCTTTTTTATTGATAAAAAAGGAACTCCTATTAAAAATAGTATTAGAGTTAACCCGACATGGGTCTTTATTGGCTGTACCTTTTTTGCTGTTTGTGTTTATCTGATATTTAATTATTATCTTGATAATTTGGCTCAAAGTCTTCAAATAAAAGCGTAA
- a CDS encoding Hcp family type VI secretion system effector — MAIPAYMWLKDDGGSAIKGSVDVNGREDSVEIVEFQHNVRIPTDANTGKLTGTRVHEPIVLFKEYDASSPYLYKAVTTGQTLKEVEIKWYQIDDAGQEKEYFNTKLDNVKVVAVAPVMHNIKDPARERYNHLERVELRYEKITWTYKDGNIIHADSWNESRA; from the coding sequence ATGGCAATTCCTGCTTATATGTGGTTAAAAGATGATGGCGGTTCAGCCATCAAAGGTTCTGTAGACGTGAATGGTCGCGAAGATAGTGTGGAGATTGTTGAGTTCCAACATAATGTACGTATTCCAACTGATGCGAATACCGGTAAGTTAACCGGTACTCGTGTTCATGAGCCGATTGTATTGTTTAAAGAATATGACGCTTCATCTCCGTATTTGTATAAAGCAGTAACTACTGGTCAAACTTTGAAAGAAGTGGAAATTAAGTGGTATCAAATTGATGACGCTGGTCAAGAGAAAGAGTATTTCAATACTAAGTTGGATAATGTAAAAGTAGTGGCTGTGGCTCCTGTTATGCACAATATTAAGGATCCAGCACGTGAGCGCTATAATCACTTAGAGCGTGTTGAATTACGTTATGAAAAAATCACTTGGACTTACAAAGACGGTAATATCATTCATGCTGACAGCTGGAATGAAAGCCGCGCTTAA
- the tssE gene encoding type VI secretion system baseplate subunit TssE, with protein MEAGLYEKLTGYYSDGVAIEGMSSSRQLIKSVLDNIQRILNSRSGAIKHLPDYGIPDLSMVYKNLPSSAHDLRNCMKQTLLKYEPRLTSLNIELTESKDNLMILCYQLDCSIESVGSVIIDTYFMPEGTVTVKNNVS; from the coding sequence ATGGAAGCTGGGTTATATGAAAAACTGACGGGTTATTATTCTGATGGTGTGGCAATTGAAGGAATGTCCAGCAGCAGACAGTTAATAAAAAGTGTGTTAGATAATATCCAGCGTATTTTAAATAGTCGCAGTGGTGCGATTAAACATTTGCCTGATTATGGTATTCCGGACTTGAGTATGGTCTATAAAAATCTACCGTCCAGTGCTCATGATTTACGCAACTGTATGAAGCAAACATTGTTGAAATATGAACCGAGGTTAACCAGTTTAAACATAGAGCTAACCGAATCCAAAGATAATTTAATGATACTTTGTTATCAATTGGATTGTAGTATTGAAAGCGTCGGATCGGTAATCATTGACACTTATTTTATGCCGGAGGGGACGGTTACTGTTAAAAATAATGTTTCTTGA
- the tssH gene encoding type VI secretion system ATPase TssH — protein sequence MSIQDQALLLRRLNRHCQEAMEAAASLCQTRGHAEITVDHLFIKLLELGDGDVCALLRRYEIDSEGIWNPLLATMDKLPRNIRGNPSLSMSLSSLFSDAWLFASDSGYTEIRSAHLYMALLHGSYRLMTQDAWPLLSLTETQVSRLLGWLDEVSVEGNKNTFALEVESFSDRHSDMSQEERSNAIVSANQNEALSRFTINLTEKACKGKIDPVFGRETEIRQMMDILSRRRKNNPILVGEPGVGKTALVEGLALKIASNEVPKILENTQVLVLDLGLLQAGAGVKGEFEQRLRNVIEAVQSSDEPILLFIDEAHTLIGAGNSAGGADAANLLKPALARGELRTIAATTWSEYKQYFEKDAALERRFQMVKVDEPDDEAACTMLRGLKQRYAAYHQVHIQDTAIVAAVRLSRKYITGRQLPDKAVDLLDTAAARVRMSLDTVPHIFGLMEAQLSSLQRELEALQADNQLGRLNINKHEQIRAVETEILELNAKKNSLQQRYQVEKALADTIQKLMKQVKNPELSVVEREQVQRDLADKQALLDDSATEQPLVFTSVDEVIVADIIADWTGVPAGIVLKDELDNLLKLESLLQNHVVGQDEAIHAIAQSLRAAKAGLKTNDAPLGVFLLTGPSGVGKTETALALADTLFGGEKSLITINLSEYREAHTISQLKGSPPGYVGYGEGGVLTEAVRQKPYSVVLLDEVEKAHKDILNLFYQVFDKGMMRDGEGREIDFRNTVILMTSNLGADKLTQLLQPASEAEESQRDECNEVDQEGAVSVPEQQNGIADYQIEALAQPIEKKVKSNQIKEEKIEYSLSELEDIVRPILLNHFQAALLARMQVVPYRPLDKMALARIVGFKLDKVAKRLYDQQQTRLSYSDELVELLADSCRVGESGARNIDHLLNRQIMPAIAQNFLHWQKSVGRVPSQAQLTIGEDGVDVLFS from the coding sequence ATGTCCATCCAAGACCAAGCTTTGTTGTTACGCCGTTTGAATAGGCATTGTCAAGAGGCAATGGAAGCTGCCGCTAGTTTGTGCCAAACTCGTGGCCATGCAGAAATTACTGTCGATCATTTGTTTATCAAATTGTTGGAGCTTGGTGACGGAGATGTTTGCGCTCTGTTGCGTCGGTATGAAATCGACTCTGAAGGTATTTGGAATCCTTTATTGGCAACGATGGATAAATTACCTCGTAATATACGAGGAAATCCCTCATTGTCTATGTCATTGAGTAGCCTGTTTTCGGATGCATGGTTGTTTGCATCAGATAGTGGCTATACTGAGATTCGGTCTGCTCATTTATATATGGCACTGTTACACGGATCTTATCGTTTGATGACTCAAGATGCTTGGCCTCTATTGAGCTTGACAGAAACGCAGGTTAGTCGTTTATTAGGCTGGCTGGATGAGGTTTCTGTCGAAGGAAATAAAAATACTTTTGCTTTGGAAGTAGAATCTTTTTCAGACAGGCATTCTGATATGAGCCAAGAGGAAAGGTCGAATGCTATTGTTTCTGCTAACCAAAATGAAGCATTGTCTCGTTTTACAATTAATTTAACAGAAAAGGCATGTAAGGGTAAAATTGATCCGGTGTTTGGAAGGGAAACAGAAATTCGACAAATGATGGATATTTTATCCCGCCGCCGCAAAAATAATCCAATTCTAGTTGGTGAACCAGGCGTGGGTAAGACTGCATTGGTTGAAGGACTGGCTTTAAAAATTGCAAGTAATGAAGTTCCCAAAATCTTGGAAAATACACAGGTTTTGGTGCTTGATTTAGGCTTATTACAAGCAGGAGCAGGTGTTAAAGGGGAGTTTGAGCAGCGTTTACGTAATGTTATTGAAGCTGTGCAGAGTTCGGACGAGCCGATTTTATTATTTATAGATGAAGCACATACTTTGATTGGCGCTGGTAATAGTGCGGGCGGTGCAGATGCAGCAAACTTATTGAAGCCCGCATTGGCAAGAGGTGAGCTACGAACCATCGCAGCAACAACTTGGAGTGAATACAAACAATATTTTGAGAAAGATGCGGCACTGGAGCGTCGTTTTCAAATGGTTAAGGTAGATGAGCCAGATGATGAAGCGGCATGTACCATGTTGCGCGGCCTCAAGCAGCGTTATGCAGCTTACCACCAAGTTCATATTCAAGATACAGCAATTGTTGCTGCTGTGCGTTTATCTCGTAAGTATATTACTGGTCGCCAGCTACCCGATAAGGCTGTGGATCTATTAGATACTGCTGCTGCACGTGTTCGCATGAGCTTAGATACCGTACCACACATATTTGGTTTGATGGAAGCGCAGTTATCATCATTGCAACGTGAGTTGGAGGCATTGCAGGCAGATAATCAATTAGGTCGCTTGAATATAAATAAACATGAACAAATTAGAGCAGTTGAGACTGAAATTTTGGAATTGAATGCCAAAAAAAATTCATTGCAACAACGCTACCAAGTAGAAAAAGCTTTGGCTGATACCATTCAAAAATTGATGAAACAGGTTAAAAACCCAGAGTTGTCAGTTGTAGAGCGTGAGCAAGTACAACGAGATTTAGCTGATAAGCAGGCTTTACTGGATGATAGTGCTACAGAGCAGCCACTTGTTTTTACCAGTGTGGATGAAGTTATTGTTGCTGATATTATTGCTGACTGGACTGGAGTTCCTGCTGGTATTGTACTGAAAGATGAATTGGACAATTTGTTAAAATTAGAAAGCCTGTTGCAAAACCATGTGGTGGGGCAGGATGAAGCGATACATGCTATTGCACAAAGTTTACGGGCAGCAAAAGCTGGTTTGAAAACCAATGATGCTCCGCTGGGTGTATTTCTGTTGACAGGGCCTTCGGGTGTTGGCAAAACAGAAACTGCTTTGGCTTTGGCTGATACTTTATTCGGCGGAGAAAAGTCTCTTATAACCATTAACCTTTCTGAATACAGAGAGGCGCATACGATATCTCAATTAAAAGGTTCGCCTCCCGGTTATGTGGGTTATGGCGAAGGAGGTGTGTTGACTGAAGCTGTGCGTCAGAAGCCTTACAGCGTAGTGTTGTTGGATGAAGTAGAAAAGGCTCATAAAGATATTCTTAACCTCTTCTATCAAGTATTTGATAAAGGTATGATGCGGGATGGTGAGGGGCGTGAAATCGATTTTAGAAACACGGTTATTTTGATGACATCTAATTTAGGAGCGGATAAATTAACACAGTTGTTGCAGCCAGCTTCTGAAGCTGAGGAGTCTCAACGTGACGAGTGTAACGAGGTGGATCAGGAGGGGGCGGTAAGTGTTCCTGAGCAGCAAAATGGTATTGCCGATTATCAAATCGAAGCTCTTGCCCAGCCTATTGAAAAAAAGGTTAAATCTAATCAGATAAAAGAAGAGAAGATAGAATATAGCCTGTCTGAATTAGAAGACATCGTTCGTCCAATTCTATTGAACCATTTCCAAGCTGCGCTATTAGCACGTATGCAAGTTGTGCCCTATCGTCCACTGGATAAAATGGCATTGGCTCGAATTGTCGGTTTTAAATTAGATAAAGTGGCAAAACGACTCTATGACCAACAGCAAACACGATTGAGTTATAGTGACGAATTAGTGGAGTTGTTGGCTGATTCTTGTAGAGTGGGTGAAAGCGGTGCGCGCAATATTGATCATCTGCTGAATCGTCAGATTATGCCAGCTATTGCACAGAACTTTCTACATTGGCAGAAGAGTGTTGGACGTGTGCCTTCTCAAGCACAGCTAACAATAGGAGAGGATGGTGTTGATGTGTTATTCAGTTGA
- the tssG gene encoding type VI secretion system baseplate subunit TssG, which yields MERQQNHYRTVLETANQSVEDESLVTDIPLWEIPKPKVQQQIEEGGIFDSVLGQQVGDTAAQINFFQFCRILESLLDQDTAGGLQGVVRFRRVKSLSFPAGEIAEVEHVPEYRLPSVRTTFLGLYGVDAVLPDYFFNDIATNTEGSESLAAFLDIFNHRISILFYQAWLKYRYPFQFTFGGSDDLSLSLLHLIGQTTKGDALGHNILSNPILDSKILGLLSVFHQRTRTSDGVKSIVKYISPNAAVNVTEFCQQWINLDGDRQLGNAPLRLDGGSAVLGRRIKDYNHLIDVDITPTRFEAVQELLPKEPLHQRLMELLKIYLGHRLDASIYLNIKKEWIPQAKLSSVHILGINTGLGRGKADKRIKVGNCRLG from the coding sequence ATGGAAAGACAGCAAAACCACTACCGTACGGTTTTAGAAACAGCAAATCAAAGTGTCGAAGATGAGAGTCTAGTAACGGATATACCGCTATGGGAAATCCCTAAGCCTAAGGTTCAACAGCAAATCGAAGAAGGTGGTATTTTTGACAGTGTGTTAGGGCAGCAAGTTGGAGATACTGCTGCTCAAATAAACTTTTTCCAATTTTGTCGTATTTTAGAAAGTTTATTGGATCAAGATACGGCTGGTGGGTTACAAGGGGTAGTGCGTTTCCGAAGAGTCAAATCGTTGTCTTTTCCTGCAGGCGAAATTGCAGAAGTCGAGCATGTTCCTGAATACAGATTACCTTCGGTACGTACAACTTTTTTGGGACTTTATGGTGTTGACGCAGTATTACCCGATTACTTTTTCAACGATATTGCAACTAATACTGAGGGTAGTGAAAGTCTTGCAGCATTTTTAGATATTTTCAACCATCGGATTTCTATTCTGTTTTATCAAGCTTGGTTGAAATACCGTTACCCGTTCCAGTTTACTTTTGGTGGTTCAGATGACTTGTCTTTGTCTTTATTGCACCTAATTGGACAGACCACAAAGGGGGATGCACTAGGGCACAATATTCTATCCAACCCGATTTTAGATAGTAAAATTTTGGGGTTGTTAAGTGTTTTTCATCAACGTACGCGTACTAGTGATGGAGTGAAGAGCATAGTGAAATATATCAGTCCTAATGCAGCGGTAAATGTAACAGAATTCTGTCAACAATGGATAAATTTGGATGGAGACCGGCAGCTGGGTAATGCGCCGTTACGATTGGATGGGGGAAGTGCTGTTTTGGGGCGACGGATTAAAGATTATAATCATCTGATTGATGTTGATATTACCCCAACCAGGTTTGAAGCGGTACAAGAGCTTTTACCCAAGGAACCTTTGCATCAGAGGTTGATGGAGTTGTTAAAAATTTATTTGGGACATCGCTTAGATGCTTCAATCTATTTAAATATTAAAAAAGAATGGATTCCTCAAGCAAAATTGTCATCAGTTCACATACTTGGCATTAATACAGGATTAGGGAGAGGTAAGGCGGATAAGCGTATTAAAGTTGGAAATTGCCGATTAGGTTGA
- the tssJ gene encoding type VI secretion system lipoprotein TssJ, whose amino-acid sequence MKISVKLIIKILLIFSLPLLALAGCGTWQSVKDGTVNVTRNVFYSKLKTLKIDLIARHALNQNERGQSLSTVVRIYQLQDKQKFESALYRDLLNQDKTTLGDDLLEDKEVIIRPGEAIAVDSEIHKDMDYVGVVVFFNRTDDEQDWKMLIPKKELSNKKSLPIELVDRKLLKINKKEK is encoded by the coding sequence ATGAAAATTAGCGTAAAACTCATTATCAAAATATTATTGATATTTAGCCTACCGTTGCTGGCGTTGGCAGGTTGCGGGACTTGGCAGTCAGTAAAAGACGGTACCGTTAATGTTACGCGTAATGTTTTTTACAGCAAGCTGAAAACATTGAAAATTGATCTTATCGCACGTCATGCCCTTAACCAAAATGAACGCGGACAATCTCTATCTACCGTGGTGCGTATTTATCAACTCCAAGATAAACAAAAGTTTGAGAGTGCGCTCTATCGTGATTTACTGAATCAGGATAAGACAACGTTGGGTGATGATTTATTGGAAGACAAAGAAGTGATTATACGCCCGGGTGAAGCAATTGCAGTTGATAGTGAAATTCACAAGGATATGGATTACGTAGGAGTAGTGGTTTTTTTCAATCGAACTGATGATGAACAAGATTGGAAAATGTTGATTCCAAAAAAAGAATTATCCAATAAGAAATCGCTTCCGATTGAATTGGTGGATCGGAAATTATTAAAAATAAATAAGAAAGAAAAATAG
- a CDS encoding OmpA family protein — protein sequence MSDRKPAFFIVLLTGILAVFYIIIVYLEASWSVKIPLLVTCAVLGLAFWRRMKGALQAPYSIVREPWSHIHKILQGVEQTDTYVLCLGNSNQYSCSFRSVIVREGVTYLNITNPEHLVGMVDKLLIYLPKKILKFSIELSLFPALSRDDGVVLKDWLRNILFLQNYLNANVPVNIVLHMPINSGRSVLPCCTLGLKGGVTEADICRLIQQFKQVLGESFVKYCHSSNNNHYISLIHILSYLEEILSKQVDMGWSYINVRSITVAMDGSGDNQSLWFNYFKQTTGGLVFPFESGAHEVLYYTPVSLLNKNTVYRRNMVIDVGFKVLSIIALTFLVASSFSTINNSRLLERINQHISDFKKYSDKSAEETQFSVRQLQQDLQLLKKYQNEGIPANLGLGLYRAQLYIPELEKNLASIKSITPKPDPVKSVVLTLDSLALFDSGQYELKSNANKALIGALRAIEAQPATQVLIEGHTDNIGNPASNQQLSEKRALAVRDWLVESSNISINRFATKGWGHSKPVAENNSEEGRAKNRRVEIILIPNEIITQP from the coding sequence ATGAGTGATAGAAAACCTGCTTTTTTTATTGTTCTATTGACGGGTATTTTGGCTGTTTTTTATATTATTATCGTTTATTTGGAGGCTTCATGGAGTGTTAAAATTCCCCTTCTGGTTACATGTGCTGTTTTAGGTTTGGCTTTCTGGAGGAGGATGAAAGGAGCTTTGCAGGCCCCTTATTCAATTGTTAGGGAACCGTGGTCACATATTCATAAGATTTTGCAGGGTGTTGAGCAGACGGATACTTATGTTTTATGTTTGGGAAATTCTAATCAATATAGTTGCTCTTTTCGATCTGTTATTGTTAGGGAGGGTGTAACTTATTTAAATATTACAAACCCAGAACATCTAGTTGGTATGGTAGATAAATTATTAATCTATCTACCCAAGAAGATTTTGAAGTTTAGTATAGAGCTCTCTCTTTTTCCTGCTTTATCTCGCGATGATGGGGTGGTTTTAAAAGACTGGTTGCGTAATATTCTTTTTTTACAGAATTACTTAAATGCCAATGTTCCTGTTAATATAGTGTTACATATGCCAATCAATAGTGGACGTAGTGTATTGCCGTGTTGTACTTTGGGTTTGAAAGGAGGGGTAACTGAAGCAGATATTTGTCGGTTGATACAACAATTTAAACAAGTTTTGGGAGAGTCGTTTGTCAAGTATTGCCATAGTTCCAATAATAATCATTATATTAGCTTGATTCACATATTATCTTATCTAGAGGAGATTCTTAGTAAACAAGTTGATATGGGATGGTCATATATTAATGTGCGCAGCATCACGGTGGCGATGGATGGTAGTGGTGATAATCAATCTTTATGGTTTAACTATTTTAAGCAAACAACTGGTGGGTTAGTTTTTCCTTTTGAGTCAGGCGCTCACGAAGTATTGTATTACACCCCGGTATCTTTGTTAAATAAGAATACCGTTTATCGCAGGAATATGGTTATTGATGTTGGATTCAAGGTATTATCCATTATTGCTCTTACTTTTTTAGTGGCATCATCCTTTTCTACTATTAATAATAGCCGCCTTTTGGAGAGGATTAATCAGCATATTTCTGATTTTAAAAAGTATTCTGATAAGTCTGCTGAGGAAACTCAATTTTCGGTGAGACAGTTGCAACAAGATTTACAGTTATTGAAAAAATATCAAAATGAAGGCATACCAGCAAATTTAGGCTTAGGTCTATATCGTGCACAATTATATATTCCTGAGTTAGAGAAAAATTTAGCAAGTATCAAATCAATTACACCTAAACCAGATCCTGTTAAGTCGGTGGTACTGACTTTGGATAGTTTAGCTTTGTTTGACAGTGGGCAGTATGAGTTAAAAAGTAATGCTAATAAAGCCTTAATTGGTGCATTACGAGCAATTGAGGCTCAACCGGCTACTCAGGTATTAATTGAGGGGCATACGGATAATATTGGCAACCCTGCTTCCAACCAACAATTATCTGAAAAGAGAGCCTTAGCTGTCCGGGACTGGTTGGTGGAGTCGTCTAATATTTCTATAAATCGTTTTGCAACCAAGGGGTGGGGTCATAGTAAGCCGGTGGCTGAGAATAATTCTGAGGAGGGGCGAGCTAAAAACCGTAGAGTTGAAATTATTCTAATTCCCAATGAGATAATAACACAACCTTAA
- the tssF gene encoding type VI secretion system baseplate subunit TssF has product MLWPHYLRMIPSLTILEIQPDRNKLQSNQIVEKGLVVQSEPVSLNDRLTRCIYRTTGDTEILPIQLLGTFLDYDAHGRSVIRISFSLDRQAQRNNLDLSSLRLYISAEEPVAFALRYALLHQVHSIKFSLNQYTNVEKNIHLKQVGFSDDNRLWGGDSNSFYGYQLLLEYFCFKQKFFFIDLKGIDINWLSENSEVFSVEIVLTKNYPAELKFDADVLKLNCTPAINLFDMEAEPVRVDHKAYEYPVKPLLHEGMQVEVYSIEEVVAVNNATGQRHAYVPFSSFRHRGGLMKYDAPERYFHTKVKRGVSGGHETYLMLGGQLWEKNIQLPSETLSLKVVGTNGMLPRKTLRETQIQDRNTGEPNVILVRNIITPSLSCYPPMEDRFQWRILSHLAPNYLSLINSDSLKGTLAIYDWTEDELNKRKLNGIMEVKHEQVQRIEKGAIHRGIHITVTLDSNAYAGEAEIYLFGELLSEFFSMYADLNLFTRLSIVSLPSGKKYTWKDSKTTTVRF; this is encoded by the coding sequence ATGTTATGGCCGCATTATTTGCGGATGATACCTTCATTGACAATATTGGAAATCCAGCCAGATAGAAATAAGCTTCAAAGTAATCAAATTGTAGAAAAAGGACTGGTAGTGCAATCTGAGCCTGTCAGTTTGAATGATAGGTTGACACGTTGTATTTATCGAACTACAGGTGATACAGAAATTCTTCCTATTCAATTGTTGGGTACTTTTTTAGATTATGATGCACATGGGCGTAGTGTTATTCGAATTTCATTTTCTCTTGATAGGCAAGCACAACGTAACAATCTGGATTTGTCTTCATTACGCTTGTATATTTCTGCAGAAGAGCCGGTTGCTTTTGCTTTGCGCTACGCATTATTACACCAAGTACATTCCATTAAATTCAGTTTGAATCAATATACAAATGTGGAGAAGAATATTCATTTGAAGCAAGTAGGTTTTTCAGATGATAATCGTTTATGGGGAGGGGATAGTAATAGTTTTTATGGATATCAATTGCTCTTGGAATATTTTTGTTTTAAGCAAAAATTCTTCTTTATTGATTTAAAAGGAATAGATATAAATTGGCTATCCGAAAATTCAGAAGTATTTAGTGTAGAGATTGTCTTAACCAAGAATTATCCAGCAGAGTTGAAATTTGATGCTGATGTATTGAAGCTGAATTGTACCCCAGCGATTAATTTGTTCGATATGGAGGCAGAACCGGTAAGAGTTGATCATAAAGCTTATGAATACCCAGTTAAGCCACTTTTACATGAAGGTATGCAGGTGGAAGTTTATTCCATTGAGGAAGTGGTCGCAGTCAATAATGCTACTGGGCAACGTCATGCTTATGTGCCGTTTTCCTCATTCCGTCATCGGGGTGGTTTAATGAAATATGATGCACCTGAGCGTTACTTTCATACTAAAGTTAAGCGGGGAGTCAGCGGAGGGCATGAAACCTATCTGATGTTAGGAGGACAGCTTTGGGAAAAAAATATTCAATTGCCGTCTGAAACTCTATCATTAAAAGTGGTAGGTACTAACGGTATGCTACCACGTAAGACTTTGCGTGAAACCCAGATACAGGACCGTAACACAGGGGAACCAAATGTGATTTTGGTGCGCAACATTATTACACCTAGCTTGTCGTGTTATCCACCTATGGAAGACCGTTTTCAATGGCGTATCCTTTCCCATTTGGCACCCAATTATCTTTCATTGATTAACTCAGACAGTCTGAAAGGTACTTTGGCAATTTATGACTGGACAGAAGATGAGCTGAATAAACGTAAGCTGAATGGCATAATGGAAGTGAAACATGAACAGGTACAACGCATTGAGAAAGGAGCTATACATCGAGGCATCCATATCACGGTAACATTGGATTCCAACGCTTATGCGGGGGAGGCAGAAATTTATTTGTTTGGTGAATTACTGAGCGAGTTTTTCAGTATGTATGCTGATTTGAATTTGTTTACTCGGCTGAGTATTGTTTCTTTACCGTCAGGAAAAAAATATACATGGAAAGACAGCAAAACCACTACCGTACGGTTTTAG
- a CDS encoding integrase core domain-containing protein, with protein sequence MNIHKNTRLTPHQRQAVWRAYTQDKITVTSLARQYQVSRVTIYRILKAARLQLLAPQNSTNNRFKQAKYGMKRLAKVEKHIEEKLKKQAKRYNKSYPGEMVHFDTKRLPLLQNQKATASRDYLFVAIDDYSRELYAAILPDRTAASAAKFLLRDVIDCCPYTIECAYSDNGMEYRGNASHPFAVACVQNNINQKFTRIARPQTNGKAERVIRTLMEMWHDKVPFMDSEHRQKELCRFVNFYNTVKPHKGLKGDTPFEVLQAYFSQSVV encoded by the coding sequence ATGAACATCCATAAAAACACCCGCCTTACCCCGCACCAACGCCAAGCCGTTTGGCGCGCCTATACGCAGGATAAAATCACCGTTACCTCACTGGCCCGGCAATACCAAGTCAGCAGGGTTACCATTTACCGCATCCTAAAGGCCGCACGGCTGCAGCTGCTCGCACCACAAAACAGCACCAACAACCGTTTCAAACAGGCCAAATACGGAATGAAGCGTTTGGCAAAAGTGGAAAAACACATCGAAGAAAAGCTCAAGAAACAGGCCAAACGCTACAACAAATCCTATCCCGGCGAAATGGTGCATTTCGACACCAAACGACTGCCTTTGTTGCAAAACCAAAAAGCAACCGCCTCAAGAGATTACCTGTTTGTCGCCATTGACGACTATTCCCGCGAACTGTATGCGGCCATTTTGCCCGACCGTACAGCGGCTAGTGCGGCCAAGTTCCTTTTGCGTGATGTGATTGACTGTTGTCCTTATACCATCGAATGCGCCTATTCGGACAACGGCATGGAATACCGTGGCAATGCGTCGCATCCGTTTGCGGTTGCCTGTGTGCAGAACAACATCAACCAGAAGTTTACCCGTATTGCCCGACCGCAGACCAACGGTAAGGCAGAACGGGTAATCCGCACCCTGATGGAAATGTGGCATGACAAAGTTCCGTTTATGGATTCGGAACACAGGCAGAAGGAATTGTGCCGTTTTGTGAATTTTTATAATACGGTTAAGCCGCATAAGGGCTTGAAGGGCGATACGCCTTTTGAGGTTTTACAGGCTTATTTTTCTCAATCTGTTGTGTAA